From Microbacterium sp. LWH7-1.2:
GTGCTCATGCGCTACCCCGGCCGCATCACGCTGTGCGTCTCGTCGCAGGCCGGCTGCGGCATGAACTGCCCGTTCTGCGCGACCGGCCAGGCCGGCCTCACGCGCAACATGTCGGCCGCCGAGATCGTCGAGCAGGTCGTGCGCGCCAACCGCCTCATCGCCGACGGCGGCCTCGGCGGCAAGAAGAAGGACGACCACTCGGCCGAGCGCGTCTCGAACATCGTCTTCATGGGCATGGGAGAGCCGCTCGCCAACTACGCGCGCGTGATGCAGGCGGTGCGCGTGATGACAGACAAGCAGCACGGCCTCGGCATGAGCGCCCGCGGCATCACGGTCTCCACCGTCGGCCTCGTGCCCGCGATCACGAAGCTCGCCGCCGAGGACATCCCGGTCACCTTCGCGCTGTCCCTGCACGCGCCCGACGACAAGCTCCGCGACGAGCTCATCCCGGTGAACTCGCGGTGGAAGGTCGACGAGGCCCTCGACGCCGCCCGCGCCTACTTCGACAAGACGGGTCGCCGCGTCTCGATCGAGTACGCCCTCATCAAGGACATGAACGACCACGGCTGGCGCGCCGACCTCCTCGCCGAGAAGCTCAACGCCCGCGGGCGCGGCTGGGTGCACGTCAACCCCATCCCGCTGAACCCGACGCCCGGCTCGATCTGGACCGCGTCCGAGGTGTCGGTGCAGAACGAGTTCGTGCGCCGCCTCAACGACGCCGGCATTCCGACGACCCTCCGCGACACCCGCGGCAAGGAGATCGACGGCGCCTGCGGCCAGCTCGTCGCCACCGAGGAGGACGAGGCGGTCGCCGCCGTCACCCCGCTCGAGGACTGATCCCCCGGTCGTCGAGCGTGCCCGCGAGTCGAAACGCAGAGTCGGAACGCCGCGGCATCCGGGATCTCACGCTCCTCTAATACACCTGGTGCACAGGTTGCCCGCTCTAGGGTGTGCGGATGTCTTCTTACTCCGCACACCGGCCGGGCCGGTTCGGCTCCGACGGCCGGATCGAGTTCGAGACAGACGAGGAACAGACGGAGGATCTGTACCTCGACGACGTCCGCGCTCAGCAGGCCGCCGGTGAACCCGTGCGCGAGCGTCGGGACGCCGACGGTCCTGAGGATCCGTTCCCCGAGACCCGCGATCTGCTCGAGGACGCGCTGGCGATGAACCCGACGCAGCCGGTCGCCGTGAGCGAGCCGGTCGTGGCCGAGCAGCCGGCGACGATCGGCGAGTGGGGCGCTGTCGACGAGCCGCGCGTGGACGAGCCCGTCGCCGACGCGCGGGTGGCGGACGAGCCGGTGGTCCATGAGGAGCCGGAGGCCGCAGCATCCGTGCCCCCCGTCCGTGAAAAGCGTGCGAAGCGCCCGCGTCGCGAGCGGACCTCCGGATGGCGCAAGCTCGCGATCCTCGGCGGTGCCGACGGATCGGTGCTCGACGAGGTGCCGACCGAGACGCCGCGCTTCGTGCAGATGTTCTTCGTGATCGCCGGCACCGCGCTGATCTCGGCGACCTCGATGTACTTCGCGCTGACCACCGGCGTGCGGATCGTCGCGTGGGGCGCGCTGCCGCTCGCGATCGTGTGGGCCCTCATCATCTTCAACCTCGACCGCTTCCTCACCTCGACGATGCGCTCCTCGCAGAGCATCGGACGGCTGATCGCGCTCGCGATCCCGCGCGTCATCATGGCCGCCGTCATCGGCATCGTCGTGGCCGAGCCGCTCGTGCTGCAGATCTTCCACAACGACATCGCGCGCGAGGTCAACGCGACGAACATCACGCAGGCGCAGTCGGATCAGGACGCCGTCACCGCCGGGCCCGAGAAGCAGGCGCTGGATGCCGCGAGCGAACGCGTCGCCGCGCTCGAGAGCCAGGCGGCCAGCGGCGTCGTAGCGGGCGCGGACACCACGTCGGCGTCGACGGCATCGGCGCAGCAGACCGTGGACGACCTCACCGCCAAGCTCGGCGCGCAGCAGCAGGTGATCGACCAGGCGCGTGCGATCTACCAGTGCGAGCTCACCGGGCAAGGGGCGGGCGAGGTTCCCGGCTGCAGCGGCGTCGCGGGCGAGGGTGCGAGCTCGGATGCCGCCGAGGCGCAGCTCGCGGCCGCGCAGGCGGCGTACGACGACCTGAACTCGCAGCTGACCGCTGCGCAGGCCGATCTCGCCGCAGCGCAGGCGGCCGGTACGGCGGACGCCGGCGCATCGGAGGCGACGAACAAGCAGCAGGCGAAGGACGAGCTGCCTGGCGCGCGCGAGCAGTACCAGGCGGCGCTCGCCGCCTACGATGCCCGTGCGGCGGAGATCGCGAGCGGCAACTCCGGTGCGGTGGGCCTGCTGAGCCAGATCAGTGGGCTCGAGCGGCTGTCGCAGCGCGAGCCCACCCTCGCGTGGGCGCACTGGCTGATCGCGGGGCTGTTCTTCATGATCGAGCTGCTGCCGGTGCTCGTGAAGGTGCTCACGAGCTACGGCGAGCCCTCGCTCTACGAGAAGGCCGACGGGTTGCGCCGCCAGGTGGCGCTCGACCGCGTCACGGCGCGCAGCTGGCGCGAGCGGGCCGACATCGCGCAGGGCGGGCAGGCCTAGCCGGTTCCACCGCGGACGAGACGGATGCCTCGGGCAGAGGCATCCGTCTTCCCCGCTGTCGGCGGCGCAGTGGTGGGAGCGGTCTCGCGCGTCGCGATATATCGTGTTAGAGTGACCGGCGGGTCGCCGCTGGGAGGCGATCACGCCCCCGTTCCGCCCTCAGTGAACGGGACTGCCGCGATGTCGGTGGCCCGTGCGAAGGTGGGTCGGCACCCTCACATCCGCAGAGGCGGAGCCCTGCCATGGCTTCACCGCGTCCGGGAGAACCCTCGTGCTGGCAAAACTCCTCGTCCGATATCTCAAACCATACGGCTGGCTGCTGCTCGGCGTGCTGCTGTTCCAGTCGGCCTCCGCCGTGGCCTCGCTGTACCTGCCCAGCCTGAACGCCGACATCATCGACAACGGCGTCTCGAAGGGTGACACCGACTACATCTGGCGCACCGGCATCGTCATGCTGACCGTTTCGCTGGGGCAGATCGTCGCCTCGATCATCGCGACCTACTTCGCGGCGCGCGCCGCGATGAGTCTCGGCCGTGACATCCGCGACGACATCTTCGAGCGCGTCTCGGGCTTCTCCGAGCGTGAGGTGACCGGCTTCGGCGCCGGCTCGCTCATCACCCGCAACACGAACGACGTGCAGCAGGTGCAGATGCTCGCGATGATGGGGGCGACGTTCCTCGTCACGGCGCCCCTGCTCGCGGTCGGCGGCATCGTGCTCGCGATCGAGCAGGCGGCGAGCCTCGCATGGATCCTGGCCGTCGCCGTGCCGGTGCTCCTGCTCGTCGCGGGCCTGCTGATCGCCCGCATGGTGCCGCTGTTCCGCAGCTACCAGGGCAAGCTCGACGGCGTGAACCGCGTCATGCGCGAGCAGCTCACCGGCATCCGCGTCATCCGCGCCTTCGTCCGCGAGCCCATCGAAGAGGAGCGCTTCCGCGAGGCCAACACCGACATCATGGTCGTCGGCCGCAAGGTCGGTTCGCTGTTCGTGGTGCTGTTCCCCGCGGTCATGCTGATCCTCAACGTCACGGTGATCGGCGTGATCTGGTTCGGCGGCATGCAGGTCGACAGCGGTGAGATCCAGATCGGCACCCTGTTCGCCTTCATGCAGTACGCGATGATCATCCTCTCGGGTGTGTTGATGGCGAGCTTCATGACGCTGATGATCCCGCGCGCCGCCGTGTCGGCCGAGCGCGTCGGCGAGGTGCTGGACACCCACTCGTCGCTGGAGCGTCCGTCCGATGCGGTCGGCGTGTTCCCGACTCCGGGCACCGTCGAGTTCCACGACGTCGCATTCACCTATCCGGGCGCCGAGCACCCGATCCTCTCGCGCATCAGCTTCCGCGCCGAA
This genomic window contains:
- a CDS encoding ABC transporter ATP-binding protein, translated to MLAKLLVRYLKPYGWLLLGVLLFQSASAVASLYLPSLNADIIDNGVSKGDTDYIWRTGIVMLTVSLGQIVASIIATYFAARAAMSLGRDIRDDIFERVSGFSEREVTGFGAGSLITRNTNDVQQVQMLAMMGATFLVTAPLLAVGGIVLAIEQAASLAWILAVAVPVLLLVAGLLIARMVPLFRSYQGKLDGVNRVMREQLTGIRVIRAFVREPIEEERFREANTDIMVVGRKVGSLFVVLFPAVMLILNVTVIGVIWFGGMQVDSGEIQIGTLFAFMQYAMIILSGVLMASFMTLMIPRAAVSAERVGEVLDTHSSLERPSDAVGVFPTPGTVEFHDVAFTYPGAEHPILSRISFRAEPGETVAIVGSTGAGKTTLVSLIPRLFDATDGVVEVGGVDVRRADLDALWSTIGLVPQRPFLFSGTIASNLRFGREDATDAELWRALEIAQASDFVSQMDAGLDARIAQGGTNVSGGQRQRLAIARAIVHQPRVLVFDDSFSALDLTTDARLRQALWRELPDVTKIVVAQRVSTITDADRIVVLDDGGIVGIGTHEQLLETSQTYREIVESQLGAEVAR
- a CDS encoding DUF4407 domain-containing protein — translated: MSSYSAHRPGRFGSDGRIEFETDEEQTEDLYLDDVRAQQAAGEPVRERRDADGPEDPFPETRDLLEDALAMNPTQPVAVSEPVVAEQPATIGEWGAVDEPRVDEPVADARVADEPVVHEEPEAAASVPPVREKRAKRPRRERTSGWRKLAILGGADGSVLDEVPTETPRFVQMFFVIAGTALISATSMYFALTTGVRIVAWGALPLAIVWALIIFNLDRFLTSTMRSSQSIGRLIALAIPRVIMAAVIGIVVAEPLVLQIFHNDIAREVNATNITQAQSDQDAVTAGPEKQALDAASERVAALESQAASGVVAGADTTSASTASAQQTVDDLTAKLGAQQQVIDQARAIYQCELTGQGAGEVPGCSGVAGEGASSDAAEAQLAAAQAAYDDLNSQLTAAQADLAAAQAAGTADAGASEATNKQQAKDELPGAREQYQAALAAYDARAAEIASGNSGAVGLLSQISGLERLSQREPTLAWAHWLIAGLFFMIELLPVLVKVLTSYGEPSLYEKADGLRRQVALDRVTARSWRERADIAQGGQA
- the rlmN gene encoding 23S rRNA (adenine(2503)-C(2))-methyltransferase RlmN, yielding MTESPVRATDPAVRSTGQRRQVRPATEGWTQKKDAEGRPLLQFASPKRGKPPVHMADFTPEQRVEKVKELGLPGFRAKQLEKHYFQHWTHNPADMTDLPADGREEFVHGMLPALLTEVRRLETDRGDTIKFLWKLHDGALVESVLMRYPGRITLCVSSQAGCGMNCPFCATGQAGLTRNMSAAEIVEQVVRANRLIADGGLGGKKKDDHSAERVSNIVFMGMGEPLANYARVMQAVRVMTDKQHGLGMSARGITVSTVGLVPAITKLAAEDIPVTFALSLHAPDDKLRDELIPVNSRWKVDEALDAARAYFDKTGRRVSIEYALIKDMNDHGWRADLLAEKLNARGRGWVHVNPIPLNPTPGSIWTASEVSVQNEFVRRLNDAGIPTTLRDTRGKEIDGACGQLVATEEDEAVAAVTPLED